A single window of Cytobacillus dafuensis DNA harbors:
- a CDS encoding DMT family transporter — MWIVAAVLTMFCFGINNMIFKFTSGKGLSKVHMQFFFYLIAFLLMLGYGTVVGFAPFNGLTIVLGTVIGILNANGNIQMSKAFEKGPASLTAPLISTNTVIPILSAALIFHENITLIQWIGIIVMLASAAIIQYVPGSDIKMDNKPWMYRVLLSILSFGVLGVLMKTSSHLHIDSINTLVCMYGGGAAYLIINSFIMKEKWQRTELKFGAIIGCISVVGYSSYFFAIDTGVASIVFPIVSLSCLVVVLGSCWLYKERLKMYQVIGIISALAGIVLTKI; from the coding sequence ATGTGGATTGTAGCAGCAGTACTGACGATGTTTTGCTTTGGAATCAATAATATGATTTTTAAGTTCACGTCAGGAAAAGGACTATCAAAGGTTCATATGCAGTTTTTCTTTTATCTTATCGCGTTTTTATTAATGCTTGGCTATGGAACAGTCGTAGGGTTTGCACCATTTAATGGATTAACAATTGTACTAGGTACGGTCATCGGAATATTGAATGCAAACGGTAATATTCAAATGTCAAAGGCGTTTGAAAAAGGACCTGCGAGTTTAACGGCACCGCTTATTAGCACAAATACGGTTATTCCCATACTAAGTGCGGCACTTATTTTCCACGAGAATATTACACTCATTCAGTGGATTGGCATTATTGTAATGCTTGCTTCTGCAGCTATCATTCAATATGTACCAGGTAGTGATATTAAAATGGATAATAAGCCGTGGATGTACCGCGTTTTATTATCGATTTTATCGTTTGGTGTACTCGGTGTGCTGATGAAGACGTCTTCGCATTTACATATTGATTCAATCAATACGCTTGTTTGTATGTATGGTGGCGGTGCGGCTTATTTAATCATTAATAGCTTTATTATGAAGGAAAAATGGCAGCGTACAGAGCTGAAATTTGGGGCAATTATTGGATGTATTAGTGTTGTAGGTTATAGTAGCTACTTTTTTGCTATTGATACAGGAGTAGCGAGTATTGTATTCCCAATCGTTAGTTTAAGTTGTTTAGTGGTTGTTCTCGGCAGCTGTTGGCTATATAAAGAAAGACTTAAAATGTATCAAGTCATCGGGATTATCTCCGCACTAGCGGGTATTGTGCTAACAAAAATTTAA
- a CDS encoding spore germination protein, whose amino-acid sequence MDLFRKLFSNKRAEKSPSINVFPSLQKNKEYIQNQLFHSSDLKWRSIRFNQLEGLIVFFESLSDQQRIQNEIIRPLEEKKEGTVDAIIASVDIAKKSDLSQLPQSLVQGNCVLLFEGTTEAFIVGMAAENKRNILEPENEGAIRGAHDGFIEHLITNLYLVRKRIENPSLVVRYYQVGKATKTKLALLYMQDLANPDLVEEVDQRLGSIVMDTVISPGFIAEMIEDNPSSLFPQILFTERPDRAVAHLMEGRVVILSDGDPTAQILPVTFFAFYQSPDDYHSRWIVGSFIRLLRLVSFIIASLVPALYIAIIGFHPEILPVNLIFTVKSSIDKVPFPPILEALLMQITLEVLREAGIRLPSRVGQTIGIVGGLVIGESVVRAGLISYPMVIVVALTAISSFVAPSNEISTATRILGFPLMILAAMFGLIGIMFGILFILIHLCKLESFGTAYFAPVMPLRIKDLKDTFTRFPIWSLNQRPHDPHPKRVNQERYSRGWLHDDPEKE is encoded by the coding sequence ATGGATCTTTTTAGAAAATTATTTTCGAACAAACGTGCAGAAAAAAGCCCGTCCATTAACGTGTTTCCTTCCTTGCAAAAAAATAAGGAATACATTCAAAACCAGCTGTTTCATTCAAGTGATCTGAAGTGGCGGAGCATTAGGTTTAATCAATTGGAGGGGCTCATTGTCTTTTTTGAATCCCTGTCTGATCAACAGAGAATTCAAAATGAGATCATTCGTCCGTTAGAAGAAAAAAAAGAAGGAACCGTAGATGCAATCATTGCTTCTGTGGATATTGCGAAGAAATCGGATCTCAGCCAGTTGCCCCAATCGTTAGTTCAAGGAAATTGCGTATTGTTATTTGAAGGGACAACAGAAGCTTTTATTGTTGGCATGGCGGCAGAAAATAAACGAAATATTTTAGAGCCAGAAAACGAAGGGGCCATTCGAGGCGCTCATGATGGTTTTATAGAGCACCTCATCACGAATCTGTATCTGGTTCGAAAGCGTATTGAAAATCCGTCCCTGGTCGTCCGTTACTACCAGGTCGGAAAGGCAACCAAAACAAAATTGGCTCTTCTCTATATGCAGGATCTGGCGAATCCGGATTTGGTTGAAGAAGTGGATCAAAGACTTGGTTCCATTGTGATGGACACCGTGATTTCACCTGGATTCATTGCCGAAATGATTGAGGATAACCCATCTTCTCTATTTCCGCAAATTTTATTTACAGAAAGGCCAGATCGGGCAGTAGCCCATTTGATGGAAGGTCGTGTCGTTATATTATCTGATGGAGATCCAACTGCGCAGATTTTGCCGGTGACTTTCTTTGCGTTTTATCAAAGCCCGGATGATTATCACAGCAGGTGGATTGTCGGATCGTTCATTCGATTGCTTCGTTTGGTGAGCTTTATCATCGCATCTCTAGTACCTGCTTTATATATTGCCATTATTGGCTTTCATCCCGAAATTCTTCCTGTAAATTTGATTTTTACCGTGAAAAGCAGTATAGACAAAGTTCCATTTCCACCTATTTTGGAGGCTTTGCTTATGCAGATTACTTTAGAAGTGCTGCGTGAAGCAGGAATTCGTTTGCCGAGCCGAGTAGGTCAAACTATAGGGATTGTTGGCGGCTTGGTCATTGGCGAATCGGTCGTACGAGCTGGATTGATTTCGTATCCCATGGTTATCGTTGTCGCTTTAACCGCTATTTCTTCATTTGTGGCGCCGTCTAATGAAATAAGTACCGCAACGCGTATTCTGGGTTTCCCGCTTATGATCCTGGCCGCGATGTTCGGTTTGATCGGAATCATGTTTGGTATTCTTTTTATTTTAATCCATTTATGTAAATTAGAGAGCTTTGGTACAGCCTATTTTGCGCCTGTTATGCCTCTTCGAATCAAGGATTTGAAGGATACTTTTACACGCTTTCCAATTTGGAGCTTGAATCAGCGTCCTCATGATCCTCATCCGAAAAGGGTAAATCAAGAAAGATATTCAAGGGGGTGGCTACATGATGATCCTGAAAAAGAGTAA
- a CDS encoding ECF transporter S component: MQTTQSYARPRTKTFDLILTSMLIALVFVATFFLNIRLPIAANGGLVHLGTAMLFTASILFGPKKGAMAGAIGMGLFDLISGWTLWAPFTFVVRGLQGYIVGKIAWSNGRNGKSVPFNLLAIIISVPVMLAGYYICEGVLYGSWIAPLASIPGNITQIVVGICVAIPLCVVLKKVPVFK, encoded by the coding sequence ATGCAAACTACACAAAGTTATGCAAGACCACGTACAAAAACTTTTGATTTGATTCTAACATCCATGTTAATTGCACTTGTATTCGTTGCTACTTTCTTTTTGAATATCAGATTACCGATTGCGGCAAATGGTGGTTTAGTTCATCTTGGAACAGCTATGCTTTTTACCGCCTCCATCTTGTTTGGTCCTAAAAAAGGAGCTATGGCTGGTGCTATTGGGATGGGATTATTCGACTTAATCTCTGGTTGGACATTGTGGGCACCCTTCACCTTTGTGGTTCGGGGATTACAAGGGTATATCGTTGGAAAAATCGCTTGGTCGAATGGCCGCAATGGTAAAAGTGTTCCCTTCAATCTACTAGCTATTATCATTTCAGTCCCCGTGATGTTAGCGGGTTATTACATTTGTGAAGGGGTTCTATATGGTAGTTGGATTGCACCATTGGCCTCCATTCCGGGAAATATAACTCAGATCGTTGTGGGAATCTGTGTAGCCATTCCTCTTTGTGTTGTTCTGAAAAAGGTTCCTGTTTTTAAATAA
- the proC gene encoding pyrroline-5-carboxylate reductase, whose product MMKVGFIGTGNMASAIIKGMINNEHTKAEDIFVFDVDTEKMHLFASETKMNACASSEEVVKLTDILILAVKPNQFEVVLSPLKELIKDNKPLIVSIAAGTSIEKIQKLIEAGNDQAIIRVMPNVNAMIGEGAAAVCGNKAASKEQVNFVLGMFNAIGMAIELPENHFSTFTAIAGSSPAYVYLFIDSLARGAVKNGLPKDLANKIAAQAVLGSAKMILESNEDPWVLINRVCSPGGTTVAGLVALEDQAFISTVIKGVDATIKRDEELMKK is encoded by the coding sequence ATGATGAAAGTGGGATTTATTGGGACAGGGAATATGGCAAGTGCGATTATTAAAGGAATGATTAATAATGAGCATACAAAAGCGGAAGATATTTTTGTATTTGATGTAGATACAGAAAAGATGCATCTGTTTGCTTCTGAAACTAAAATGAATGCATGTGCATCTAGCGAAGAGGTAGTAAAACTGACAGACATTTTGATTTTAGCGGTTAAACCAAATCAATTTGAGGTGGTTTTGTCGCCATTGAAAGAATTGATTAAAGACAACAAACCGCTGATCGTTTCAATTGCAGCAGGTACTTCTATTGAAAAAATTCAAAAGCTTATAGAAGCAGGAAATGACCAGGCGATCATTAGGGTAATGCCAAACGTCAATGCCATGATTGGTGAAGGTGCTGCAGCTGTATGTGGAAATAAAGCAGCTAGTAAGGAACAAGTGAACTTTGTTTTAGGAATGTTTAATGCGATTGGTATGGCAATTGAATTACCTGAAAATCATTTCAGCACCTTTACGGCCATTGCAGGCAGCTCACCAGCTTATGTGTATTTATTTATTGATTCATTGGCTCGTGGGGCTGTAAAAAATGGATTACCGAAAGATTTAGCAAATAAAATTGCAGCACAAGCTGTTTTAGGAAGTGCTAAGATGATTCTTGAAAGTAACGAGGATCCATGGGTGCTGATTAATAGAGTTTGCTCTCCTGGTGGAACAACGGTTGCAGGATTAGTGGCATTAGAAGATCAAGCTTTCATCTCAACCGTGATCAAGGGTGTTGATGCTACGATTAAAAGAGATGAGGAATTAATGAAAAAATAA
- a CDS encoding sterol desaturase family protein codes for MKYFKEYFSYPDILIMSCLFLISFGFMILHLTSIGIWGAFILGMIMYSLAEYFTHRFLFHLKPPKNAFLLKMLKRLHYDHHTNPNELHLLFLPIWYSVPNIAIAGAIFYFLSSSFVMTNAFIAGIMLFLLFYEWKHYIAHRPLQPISPWGRWMKKVHLWHHFKNENYWYGVTNPAYDFLMGTFKDQKDVAQSKTAKNLEKRGDQEIEL; via the coding sequence ATGAAATATTTTAAAGAATATTTTTCCTACCCTGATATATTAATCATGAGCTGTCTATTCCTCATTAGCTTCGGATTTATGATTCTTCATTTAACCTCTATCGGAATTTGGGGTGCTTTTATTCTGGGAATGATTATGTATTCCTTAGCTGAGTATTTTACACACAGGTTTCTTTTTCATCTGAAGCCACCAAAGAATGCATTTTTGTTAAAAATGCTTAAGCGCCTACATTATGACCACCATACAAATCCGAACGAATTACATTTATTATTTTTGCCCATATGGTATAGTGTGCCAAACATTGCGATTGCAGGAGCCATTTTTTATTTTCTTTCATCCAGCTTTGTCATGACAAACGCATTTATTGCAGGTATCATGCTCTTTTTATTATTTTATGAGTGGAAGCATTATATCGCCCACCGCCCCCTTCAACCAATATCACCATGGGGGCGTTGGATGAAAAAGGTTCATTTATGGCATCACTTCAAAAATGAAAATTACTGGTATGGTGTTACGAACCCAGCCTATGATTTTCTCATGGGCACTTTTAAAGACCAAAAGGATGTTGCCCAAAGTAAAACGGCTAAAAATCTAGAAAAACGTGGCGACCAGGAAATAGAATTATGA
- a CDS encoding MFS transporter: MNTQRWMNRQFFSFYMTWGVFLPYWTGWMIHTKGITVSQASLIMSLGLAARGLSTLFAFPYLSGKFSSKTLLNGMSIGTLIAILCYIPADSFASLLIVTLFLHFFYPTLMPALDSAASVLVQSKQLKHYGKSRSWGSIGFVAAGMILTFFTGALGDDVILWALLLGTLVFVCLGFMHAPAALSKKPQAGETKKDGMLKLFRIKHFGLVLVIVILLQAAHASYYNYGYIYLQEIHAPQYLIGVIINIAVMAEILFFSIADRTFRKFSVGSLLTLAALGSTVRWILVFAFPNVIVFSIAQALHACSFAMAHYAFMKYLIKHIPHEQIPKAQGIYSALALSWSTAAFTIFGGYLYEIEPRYAFIGMIICTIPAMLLALVYRKLDYRREVQTKSLVS, from the coding sequence ATGAATACACAACGCTGGATGAACAGACAGTTCTTCAGTTTCTATATGACATGGGGTGTTTTTCTACCCTATTGGACTGGTTGGATGATTCATACAAAAGGAATTACGGTTTCACAAGCGAGTTTGATTATGAGTTTAGGGTTGGCTGCACGAGGACTTTCTACCTTATTTGCATTTCCTTATTTATCAGGGAAATTTAGCAGTAAAACTTTACTAAATGGAATGTCAATCGGCACACTGATAGCCATTCTGTGTTATATTCCGGCAGATTCTTTTGCTAGCTTACTTATTGTAACGTTATTTTTGCATTTCTTTTATCCTACATTGATGCCTGCATTAGATAGTGCAGCAAGCGTTCTTGTACAGAGTAAACAATTAAAACATTACGGGAAGAGCCGCTCTTGGGGATCCATCGGGTTTGTCGCGGCTGGCATGATCTTAACCTTCTTTACAGGGGCGCTTGGGGACGACGTGATTTTATGGGCGCTGTTACTCGGCACATTGGTATTCGTATGTCTGGGTTTTATGCATGCACCCGCTGCTTTATCTAAAAAACCACAAGCGGGTGAAACAAAAAAAGATGGCATGTTGAAATTATTTCGTATCAAACACTTTGGATTGGTGCTCGTCATCGTGATTTTACTGCAGGCGGCACACGCTTCTTATTACAACTATGGCTATATATATTTACAAGAAATCCACGCACCCCAATATTTAATTGGTGTAATTATTAACATTGCCGTAATGGCAGAAATTCTTTTCTTTTCCATTGCTGATCGGACTTTCCGAAAATTTTCAGTAGGCTCCTTACTGACACTAGCAGCTCTTGGTTCAACCGTTCGTTGGATATTAGTATTTGCCTTTCCAAATGTCATTGTGTTCTCTATCGCACAAGCATTACATGCATGCTCATTTGCTATGGCGCATTATGCCTTTATGAAATACTTAATCAAACATATTCCACATGAACAGATTCCGAAGGCACAAGGGATATACTCTGCTCTGGCACTTAGCTGGAGCACAGCGGCGTTCACCATCTTCGGCGGGTATTTATACGAAATTGAACCAAGATACGCCTTTATTGGGATGATCATTTGCACTATACCAGCGATGTTGCTTGCACTTGTTTATCGGAAATTGGATTATCGAAGGGAAGTCCAAACCAAAAGTCTTGTTAGCTAA
- a CDS encoding VOC family protein produces MNNEQQKEQNPKISSWRGFHHIALITRNLDETIRFYKNVLAMQVGTVYPAFKKRGRHCFIRPGNVETWGIHFFEYPDAQIFRSDEELKRLSKNPAATELYSFLPGALQHIAFAIHSEEEGLTLRAKLLSEGIIMTDIYDQGKIRNFIFTDNNGIQLEVAWPKAITN; encoded by the coding sequence ATGAACAATGAACAACAGAAAGAACAGAACCCTAAAATATCATCGTGGAGGGGATTTCATCATATAGCTTTAATAACACGGAATCTAGATGAGACGATACGTTTTTATAAGAATGTGTTAGCGATGCAGGTTGGGACTGTTTATCCGGCGTTTAAGAAAAGGGGAAGACATTGTTTTATTAGGCCCGGCAACGTAGAAACGTGGGGCATTCATTTCTTCGAATATCCGGACGCACAAATTTTCCGAAGCGACGAGGAACTTAAGCGTTTGTCCAAGAATCCAGCGGCAACGGAGCTATACAGCTTTTTGCCGGGTGCCCTTCAGCACATCGCATTTGCGATTCATTCTGAAGAGGAGGGGCTTACTTTGAGAGCAAAACTATTGAGCGAAGGTATTATCATGACTGATATTTACGATCAGGGCAAAATAAGAAATTTTATTTTCACGGATAACAATGGAATTCAATTAGAGGTGGCGTGGCCGAAAGCGATTACTAATTGA
- the yeiL gene encoding transcriptional regulator YeiL, translating into MEIYKKQKRQHYLEEHSISHLFSFPIEEFIEVREYKRDEWIIREGMRPDYFFYVIEGKAKIYVTYQNGKVSLINFISAQDFIGEMELLNEVYYTKGIQTSTKTICFAIPFHQCRTQMLEDTTFLRALTKFLSIKATRMSAKYSQSLAFPLENRLADFILQTADAGVYKEKHVTVCDFLGVSYRHLLHVFAQFCDKGYLEKEGHHYRIQQHNKLKELSVILKNE; encoded by the coding sequence ATGGAAATATATAAAAAGCAGAAAAGGCAACATTATTTGGAGGAACACTCCATTTCGCATTTATTTTCTTTTCCGATTGAAGAGTTTATAGAAGTACGCGAATATAAGCGTGATGAATGGATTATTCGAGAAGGCATGCGGCCGGATTATTTCTTTTATGTCATTGAGGGAAAAGCTAAAATTTACGTAACGTACCAAAATGGGAAAGTTTCCTTGATCAATTTTATCAGTGCACAAGATTTTATTGGGGAAATGGAACTATTAAATGAGGTGTACTATACAAAAGGGATACAAACCTCCACAAAGACTATTTGTTTTGCAATTCCTTTTCATCAATGCCGCACACAAATGCTCGAAGATACGACATTTCTTCGAGCGCTAACCAAATTTTTAAGTATAAAAGCAACACGAATGTCTGCAAAGTATTCACAAAGTCTTGCCTTTCCGCTTGAAAACCGGCTAGCGGATTTTATATTGCAAACCGCTGATGCAGGTGTATATAAGGAGAAACATGTAACAGTGTGTGATTTTCTAGGTGTATCCTATCGCCATTTATTGCATGTATTTGCACAATTTTGTGATAAAGGGTATTTGGAAAAGGAAGGACATCACTATCGCATTCAACAGCATAATAAATTAAAAGAACTTTCTGTGATATTGAAGAATGAATAA
- a CDS encoding GntR family transcriptional regulator: MKEKERSSDKIENELIRSILSGVYSVGSTLPPERELAKEFGVGRPTIREALQRLGRGGWITGRKGMPAIVNDYWSNGNLTTLVNIVENHQSVTDEFIKYLLEVRSSLTPTYIRDAVTCNQPKVVALLANLEQLEDRAESYAKFDWDLQKRCAGLAANPIFLLILNSFDSIYVDMAKRYFSIKEHRELSFNYYQDLLKASLKGDAMEAERLSKTTMEKSLALWKDRKK, encoded by the coding sequence TTGAAAGAAAAGGAACGCTCTTCCGATAAAATTGAGAATGAATTAATTAGATCCATATTGTCTGGTGTTTATTCTGTAGGGAGTACTTTACCGCCAGAAAGAGAGCTTGCGAAAGAATTTGGTGTTGGTCGCCCAACTATTCGAGAGGCACTTCAACGATTAGGAAGGGGTGGATGGATAACAGGGAGAAAAGGAATGCCAGCGATTGTTAATGATTATTGGAGCAATGGGAATCTAACGACACTTGTCAACATTGTTGAGAATCATCAATCCGTTACAGATGAATTTATCAAGTACTTATTAGAAGTAAGAAGTTCGTTAACTCCGACTTATATTCGTGATGCTGTTACATGTAATCAACCTAAAGTGGTTGCTCTCCTTGCCAATCTAGAGCAGCTGGAAGATCGTGCAGAAAGCTACGCAAAATTTGATTGGGATTTGCAAAAAAGATGTGCTGGCCTTGCTGCCAATCCGATCTTTCTACTCATTTTAAATAGCTTCGATTCCATTTATGTAGATATGGCAAAAAGATATTTTTCTATAAAAGAACATCGTGAGTTGTCGTTCAACTATTACCAAGACCTATTAAAAGCTTCATTAAAGGGAGATGCAATGGAAGCGGAGAGATTGTCTAAGACAACAATGGAGAAAAGCTTGGCTCTCTGGAAAGATAGAAAAAAATAA
- a CDS encoding MBL fold metallo-hydrolase, which produces MHLIEKIGKRFWYMTPISETDRPILGMVVGNHKTLMIDAGNSEKHAQYFLDELSKRQVSHPDMVVLTHWHWDHIFGLAALTKTVSISSKQTKEEMEKLIHLSWSDEALAERVKEGKEIEFCANAIKKEFTGRRDITIVLPDLTFENQLEIDLGGVTCIVQHVGGDHSLDSAIVYIKEEKILFLGDCIYPDIYSEKRNYTIKGILPLLDKLEMFDAETYILSHWKPISKEEFNQEVTLLRTIAGYTDIFKGDKQRIIEEYEKYTERELTEDEMAIITEFVNGY; this is translated from the coding sequence ATGCACTTGATTGAGAAGATTGGTAAGCGGTTTTGGTATATGACTCCAATATCGGAGACCGACCGGCCCATTCTTGGGATGGTTGTTGGGAATCACAAGACATTAATGATTGATGCGGGTAATTCGGAAAAGCATGCCCAATATTTTCTTGATGAACTTTCAAAAAGGCAAGTCTCCCATCCTGATATGGTCGTACTTACTCATTGGCACTGGGATCATATATTTGGTCTAGCAGCTTTAACTAAGACTGTATCTATTTCTTCCAAACAAACTAAAGAGGAAATGGAGAAATTAATCCATCTTTCGTGGTCAGACGAGGCATTAGCTGAAAGAGTTAAAGAAGGAAAGGAAATTGAATTTTGTGCGAATGCAATTAAGAAGGAATTCACGGGTCGGCGAGATATAACCATTGTCTTACCTGATTTAACCTTTGAAAATCAATTGGAAATCGACCTTGGAGGAGTAACTTGTATCGTACAGCATGTTGGAGGGGACCATTCCTTAGACTCTGCAATTGTGTATATTAAAGAAGAAAAGATTCTATTTTTAGGAGATTGCATTTACCCTGATATTTATTCTGAAAAAAGAAATTATACAATCAAAGGAATACTTCCGCTTTTAGATAAACTAGAAATGTTTGATGCAGAAACATATATCCTTTCCCATTGGAAGCCGATTTCAAAAGAGGAATTTAATCAGGAAGTTACCCTGCTTAGAACCATTGCAGGATACACAGATATTTTTAAAGGGGATAAACAGAGAATAATAGAAGAATATGAGAAATACACAGAGAGGGAACTTACAGAAGATGAAATGGCAATAATAACCGAGTTTGTAAATGGATATTAA
- a CDS encoding MarR family winged helix-turn-helix transcriptional regulator — MNSHLNTSNWDWEQGPIGRMTKVAYITLRREVEEHLKQIGLTHTQWSALGILNHFPGITSSELEIILMIERPSVTSLMNGLEKKKLIIRKNHPDDARYKQIFLTDEGKKMATETQQITHLVEERVKEGFSADEFETFKKLLIKLVNLFEKK; from the coding sequence ATGAATAGTCATCTGAACACATCAAACTGGGATTGGGAACAGGGGCCAATCGGACGAATGACCAAAGTAGCTTATATCACCTTAAGGCGTGAAGTTGAAGAGCATCTTAAGCAAATCGGACTTACACACACTCAATGGAGCGCATTAGGTATTCTTAATCACTTTCCAGGAATCACTTCATCGGAGTTAGAGATAATCCTCATGATCGAACGCCCAAGTGTAACAAGTCTTATGAATGGTTTAGAAAAGAAGAAGTTAATTATTCGTAAGAACCATCCAGACGACGCACGCTATAAGCAAATCTTCTTGACGGATGAAGGAAAGAAGATGGCAACGGAGACGCAGCAGATTACGCACCTTGTTGAGGAACGGGTTAAAGAAGGTTTCTCAGCTGATGAATTTGAAACGTTTAAAAAGTTACTCATCAAATTGGTTAACTTGTTTGAGAAGAAGTAA
- a CDS encoding zinc ribbon domain-containing protein, with amino-acid sequence MKVYKKCQSCSMPLKKEEDRGTEENLEKSSMYCMHCYQEGEFTQKEITIGEMKEFVKQKCIEMGVPKFLAGMFVKNIHKLERWK; translated from the coding sequence ATGAAAGTATATAAAAAATGTCAAAGCTGTTCCATGCCATTAAAGAAAGAAGAAGACCGTGGGACTGAGGAAAATCTAGAAAAAAGTTCTATGTACTGTATGCATTGTTATCAAGAAGGGGAATTCACACAAAAAGAAATAACAATAGGAGAAATGAAAGAATTTGTTAAACAAAAATGCATTGAAATGGGGGTTCCGAAATTTTTAGCTGGCATGTTTGTCAAAAACATTCACAAGCTTGAGAGATGGAAATAG
- a CDS encoding malate:quinone oxidoreductase — MSNRQTKTDVILIGAGIMSATLGTLLKELVPEWEITVFEKLENAGEESSNEWNNAGTGHAALCELNYTVEKPDGSIDISKAIKINEQFQVSMQFWSHLVNSNLIQNPQDFIMPLPHMSMVQGEQNVTFLKKRFEALSNNPLFQGMEFSDDPKKLMDWIPLIMQDRSWDEPIAATKIDSGTDVNFGALTRLLFEHLENKNVNINYNHSVNNIKRTSDGLWELKVQNTFSGTVERHTAKFVFIGGGGGSLHLLQKSGIPEGKHIGGFPVSGIFMVCNNPDVVALHHAKVYGKAKVGAPPMSVPHLDTRFIDDKKSLLFGPFAGFTPKFLKTGSMLDLVTSVKPNNVLTMLAAGAKEMSLTKYLIQQVMLSKEKRMEELREFIPNAKSEDWDLVVAGQRVQVIKDTEAGGKGTLQFGTEVISAADGSIAALLGASPGASTAVHVMLEVIKKCFPQHMNEWEPKIKEMIPSYGESLLENPELLHKIHTSTAETLGLSEKEVVYN, encoded by the coding sequence ATGAGTAACAGACAAACTAAAACAGACGTTATCTTAATTGGTGCCGGAATTATGAGTGCCACTTTGGGAACACTCTTAAAAGAATTAGTACCGGAATGGGAAATTACAGTGTTTGAGAAGCTCGAAAACGCAGGTGAGGAAAGCTCTAACGAATGGAATAATGCGGGAACGGGGCATGCTGCACTGTGCGAGCTTAACTACACGGTCGAAAAACCGGACGGTTCTATAGATATAAGTAAAGCGATTAAAATTAATGAACAGTTTCAGGTATCAATGCAGTTTTGGTCTCATCTTGTAAACAGCAATCTGATACAAAATCCACAGGATTTCATTATGCCATTGCCTCATATGAGCATGGTACAAGGAGAACAAAACGTAACGTTTTTAAAGAAACGTTTTGAAGCGCTGTCAAACAATCCCCTATTCCAAGGGATGGAATTTTCCGATGATCCGAAAAAACTGATGGACTGGATTCCGCTTATTATGCAAGACCGCTCATGGGATGAACCGATAGCGGCAACAAAAATTGACTCTGGAACGGATGTCAACTTTGGTGCTTTAACGCGCTTGTTGTTTGAGCACTTAGAGAATAAAAATGTCAATATAAATTACAATCATAGTGTTAATAATATTAAACGTACTAGCGATGGCTTGTGGGAATTGAAAGTGCAGAATACCTTTAGCGGTACTGTCGAACGCCATACTGCAAAATTCGTCTTTATCGGAGGCGGGGGAGGAAGCCTGCATTTACTACAAAAATCAGGTATTCCTGAGGGAAAACATATTGGCGGTTTCCCGGTAAGCGGAATATTTATGGTGTGTAATAATCCAGATGTTGTAGCGCTGCATCATGCAAAAGTATACGGCAAAGCTAAGGTCGGTGCTCCGCCAATGTCTGTTCCGCATCTTGACACAAGATTTATCGACGATAAAAAATCGTTGCTATTTGGACCATTTGCCGGCTTCACACCAAAGTTTTTAAAAACCGGTTCAATGTTGGATTTGGTCACTTCCGTAAAACCAAATAATGTCTTAACTATGTTGGCTGCTGGCGCAAAAGAGATGTCATTAACAAAATACTTGATTCAGCAAGTTATGTTATCGAAAGAAAAGCGCATGGAAGAGTTACGAGAGTTTATCCCGAATGCAAAAAGCGAAGATTGGGATTTAGTCGTAGCGGGCCAACGTGTACAAGTTATCAAAGATACTGAAGCTGGCGGCAAAGGTACACTTCAATTTGGTACGGAAGTTATTAGTGCTGCTGATGGCTCGATTGCAGCATTACTAGGTGCTTCTCCAGGTGCTTCTACTGCCGTTCACGTTATGCTTGAAGTCATTAAAAAATGCTTCCCGCAACATATGAATGAGTGGGAACCGAAAATTAAAGAAATGATTCCTTCTTATGGCGAGTCACTATTGGAAAATCCAGAGCTTCTGCACAAAATTCATACTTCAACAGCAGAGACGCTTGGTTTAAGCGAAAAAGAGGTAGTCTATAATTAA